One Micromonospora sp. WMMD1120 genomic region harbors:
- the ilvC gene encoding ketol-acid reductoisomerase, producing the protein MSVEVYYDDDADLGLIQAKKVAVIGYGSQGHAHALSLRDSGVDVVIGLPEGSKSRPKAEEQGLRVLTPAQASAEADLIMVLAPDTAQRSIYAESIAPHLAPGKAIFFGHGFNIRYGLIKPPAEVDVAMVAPKGPGHLVRRQYVDGKGVPCLVAVEQDASGNALALALAYAKGIGGTRAGAIKTTFTEETETDLFGEQAVLCGGASALVQTGFEVLTEAGYAPEVAYFECLHELKLIVDLMYEGGIAKMRYSISDTAEYGDLSRGSRIIDSRVKDEMRKILGEIQSGEFAREWVAEDEAGRPNFTKWQAEGAAHPIEETGKKLRGMMSWVDRPITETA; encoded by the coding sequence ATGAGCGTTGAGGTGTACTACGACGACGATGCCGACCTCGGCCTGATCCAGGCCAAGAAGGTCGCGGTGATCGGCTATGGCAGCCAGGGTCACGCCCACGCGCTGTCGCTGCGGGACTCCGGCGTCGACGTGGTGATCGGTCTGCCGGAGGGCTCGAAGAGCCGTCCCAAGGCCGAGGAGCAGGGCCTGCGGGTGCTCACGCCGGCACAGGCCTCCGCCGAGGCTGATCTGATCATGGTGCTCGCGCCGGACACCGCCCAGCGTTCGATCTACGCGGAGTCGATCGCCCCGCACCTCGCCCCGGGCAAGGCGATCTTCTTCGGCCACGGCTTCAACATCCGGTACGGCCTGATCAAGCCGCCGGCCGAGGTGGACGTGGCGATGGTCGCGCCGAAGGGCCCCGGCCACCTGGTCCGCCGGCAGTACGTCGACGGCAAGGGTGTGCCCTGCCTCGTCGCCGTCGAGCAGGACGCCAGCGGCAACGCCCTCGCCCTCGCGCTCGCGTACGCCAAGGGCATCGGCGGCACCCGGGCCGGCGCGATCAAGACCACCTTCACCGAGGAGACCGAGACCGACCTCTTCGGCGAGCAGGCGGTGCTCTGCGGCGGCGCCTCGGCGCTGGTGCAGACCGGCTTCGAGGTGCTGACCGAGGCGGGTTACGCCCCGGAGGTCGCCTACTTCGAGTGCCTGCACGAGTTGAAGCTGATCGTCGACCTGATGTACGAGGGTGGCATCGCGAAGATGCGCTACAGCATCTCCGACACCGCCGAGTACGGCGATCTCTCCCGTGGCTCGCGCATCATCGACTCCCGGGTCAAGGACGAGATGCGCAAGATCCTGGGTGAGATCCAGTCCGGCGAGTTCGCCCGCGAGTGGGTTGCCGAGGACGAGGCCGGTCGGCCCAACTTCACCAAGTGGCAGGCCGAGGGCGCGGCGCACCCGATCGAGGAGACCGGCAAGAAGCTGCGCGGCATGATGAGCTGGGTCGACCGCCCGATCACCGAGACCGCCTGA
- the serA gene encoding phosphoglycerate dehydrogenase, translating into MNPVVLIAEELAPAAIEVLAHDFDVRHVDGTDRPALLSALSEADAVIVRSATQIDAEAVAAAPRLKVVARAGVGLDNVEVPAATARGVMVVNAPTSNIVSAAEQAVALLLAVARNTASASAALKAGEWKRSKYTGVEVQGKTVGVVGLGRIGVLFAQRIAAFGTRLIAYDPYIQPARAAQLGVRLVGLDELLRESDFISIHLPKTPETVGLIGEKELALVKPGVRIVNAARGGLVDEQALADAIAEGRVAGAGVDVYSKEPCTSSPLFAFDNVVATPHLGASTHEAQDKAGLAVARSVKLALQGEFVPDAVNVQAGGVVAEDVRPLLPLAEKLGRAFTAVAGGVAASVTVEVRGEIVSHDVSVLKLAATKGLFSSVVEDQVTYVNAPHLAAERGVEVTLATLAETAEQSTLVTVRGALPDGRTVSVSGTVTHSGARDVIKLTEVDGFDVEIGAEGILLFLRYVDRPGVVGTVGTLLGEAGINIAAMQVARREAGGETLMTLTVDQALGADLLTSAAESIGATSASAADLRDE; encoded by the coding sequence ATGAATCCTGTCGTACTGATCGCCGAAGAACTCGCCCCCGCCGCCATCGAGGTGCTCGCCCACGACTTCGACGTCCGTCACGTTGACGGCACCGACCGTCCGGCTCTGCTCTCGGCGCTCTCCGAGGCCGACGCCGTCATCGTGCGCAGCGCGACCCAGATCGACGCCGAGGCGGTCGCCGCCGCGCCGCGACTGAAGGTGGTCGCGCGGGCGGGCGTCGGGCTGGACAACGTCGAGGTGCCGGCTGCCACCGCGCGGGGCGTCATGGTCGTCAACGCGCCCACCTCCAACATCGTCTCCGCCGCCGAGCAGGCCGTCGCGCTGCTGCTGGCCGTCGCCCGCAACACCGCGAGCGCCAGCGCCGCGCTCAAGGCGGGGGAGTGGAAGCGGTCGAAGTACACGGGCGTCGAGGTGCAGGGCAAGACCGTGGGCGTGGTCGGGCTCGGCCGCATCGGGGTCCTGTTCGCCCAGCGCATCGCCGCGTTCGGCACCCGGCTGATCGCGTACGACCCCTACATCCAGCCGGCCCGCGCCGCGCAGCTCGGCGTACGCCTGGTCGGGCTGGACGAGCTGCTGCGCGAGAGCGACTTCATCTCGATCCACCTGCCCAAGACCCCGGAGACCGTCGGTCTGATCGGGGAGAAGGAGCTGGCGCTCGTCAAGCCGGGCGTGCGCATCGTCAACGCCGCCCGCGGCGGGCTGGTCGACGAGCAGGCGCTCGCGGATGCCATCGCCGAGGGGCGGGTCGCCGGGGCCGGCGTCGACGTGTACAGCAAGGAGCCGTGCACCTCGTCGCCGCTGTTCGCCTTCGACAACGTGGTGGCCACCCCGCACCTGGGCGCGTCAACGCACGAGGCACAGGACAAGGCCGGTCTGGCCGTGGCCCGGAGCGTCAAGCTGGCGTTGCAGGGCGAGTTCGTTCCGGACGCGGTGAACGTGCAGGCCGGCGGCGTGGTCGCCGAGGACGTCCGGCCGCTGCTGCCGCTCGCGGAGAAGCTCGGTCGGGCGTTCACCGCGGTCGCCGGCGGGGTCGCCGCCAGCGTCACCGTCGAGGTCCGGGGCGAGATCGTCAGCCACGACGTCTCGGTGCTCAAGCTCGCCGCCACCAAGGGCCTGTTCAGCTCCGTCGTCGAGGACCAGGTCACCTACGTCAACGCCCCACATCTGGCCGCCGAGCGTGGCGTCGAGGTCACCCTCGCGACGCTGGCCGAGACCGCCGAGCAGTCCACCCTGGTGACGGTGCGTGGCGCGCTGCCGGACGGCCGGACGGTGAGCGTCTCCGGCACCGTCACCCACTCCGGAGCGCGGGACGTCATCAAGCTGACCGAGGTGGACGGCTTCGACGTGGAGATCGGCGCGGAGGGCATCCTGCTGTTCCTGCGCTACGTCGACCGGCCCGGTGTGGTCGGCACCGTCGGAACCCTGCTCGGCGAGGCGGGCATCAACATCGCCGCCATGCAGGTGGCGCGGCGGGAGGCGGGCGGCGAGACGTTGATGACGCTCACCGTCGACCAGGCGCTCGGCGCGGACCTGCTCACCTCGGCCGCCGAGTCGATCGGCGCCACCTCCGCCAGCGCGGCGGACCTGCGCGACGAGTAG
- a CDS encoding FAD:protein FMN transferase: protein MRTDEQPRTRWPDLSAFRSRRPDLRLGSRRHRMEPGPAAEGRIAVQHTVRTATAEYTLLLNAPEWLGRRGVGEALRDSVAELRAIDLTYGPNRPESLVSRLRRGEISPDSYPPLAELVDRCAAMRAATDGWFDAWAVPGGFDPGGLLNGWAVERAAARLRAAGVHDYAVLTGADLVVRGRAPHGGPWRVAVHHPTAPERAPLMLEMTDGAVGTSGVTGRQGHVVDPHTGDPADHLVAATVTGPDLAIADAYATALYAAGPTGLQWFRGSSDYRALFAHRR, encoded by the coding sequence ATGCGCACCGACGAGCAGCCGCGGACCCGCTGGCCGGACCTGTCCGCGTTTCGCAGCCGCCGGCCGGACCTCCGGCTCGGCAGCCGCCGGCACCGCATGGAGCCCGGTCCCGCAGCGGAGGGCCGGATCGCGGTGCAGCACACCGTCCGCACCGCGACCGCCGAATACACCCTGCTGCTCAACGCCCCCGAGTGGCTCGGCCGCCGGGGCGTCGGCGAGGCGCTGCGGGACAGCGTCGCGGAGCTGCGTGCGATCGATCTCACCTACGGCCCCAATCGTCCGGAGAGCCTGGTCTCCCGCCTGCGCCGGGGCGAGATCAGCCCGGACTCGTACCCACCGCTCGCCGAGCTGGTGGACCGCTGCGCCGCCATGCGGGCGGCCACCGACGGATGGTTCGACGCCTGGGCGGTGCCCGGCGGCTTCGACCCGGGCGGCCTGCTCAACGGATGGGCGGTGGAGCGTGCCGCCGCGCGGTTGCGCGCGGCGGGCGTCCACGACTACGCCGTCCTCACCGGCGCCGATTTGGTGGTCCGTGGCCGCGCCCCACACGGTGGCCCGTGGCGCGTGGCGGTGCACCACCCGACCGCGCCCGAACGCGCGCCACTGATGCTGGAGATGACCGACGGGGCGGTCGGCACCTCCGGTGTGACCGGGCGGCAGGGGCACGTGGTGGACCCGCACACCGGTGATCCGGCCGACCATCTGGTGGCCGCCACCGTCACGGGGCCCGACCTGGCGATCGCCGACGCCTACGCCACAGCGCTGTACGCCGCCGGCCCCACCGGCCTGCAGTGGTTCCGGGGCAGCTCCGACTATCGCGCGCTCTTCGCACACCGCCGCTGA
- a CDS encoding 3-isopropylmalate dehydrogenase yields the protein MARIAVVAGDGIGPEVVAQARKVLDAVLPDVQATEYDLGAARWHRTGEVLPDSVLAELAGHDAILLGAVGDPTVPPGVLERGLLLKLRFAFDQYVNLRPSRLWPGVTGPLNTVKPGEVDLVVVREGTEGLYAGAGGSLHRDTPAEVATEESLNTRHGVERVIRDAFARANRRERRKVTLVHKTNVLTHAGSLWSRAFDAVAAEHPDVATEYQHVDAAAMFLVTQPQRYDVVVTDNLFGDILTDIAAAVTGGIGLAASGCINPEGAYPSMFEPVHGSAPDIAGQGVADPVAAVLSAALLLEQLGHGEAAARVNAAVAAELAGRTPGVTLRTEEVGDRLAAHAVA from the coding sequence GTGGCGCGGATCGCTGTGGTGGCCGGGGACGGCATCGGGCCCGAGGTGGTCGCGCAGGCCCGCAAGGTCCTCGACGCGGTCCTGCCCGACGTGCAGGCCACCGAGTACGACCTCGGCGCCGCCCGCTGGCACCGTACCGGAGAGGTCCTGCCCGACTCGGTGCTGGCCGAGCTGGCCGGGCACGACGCGATCCTGCTCGGCGCGGTCGGCGACCCGACCGTTCCGCCGGGGGTGCTCGAGCGGGGTCTGCTGCTCAAGCTGCGGTTCGCCTTCGACCAGTACGTCAACCTGCGCCCGTCCCGGCTCTGGCCCGGCGTCACCGGCCCGCTGAACACCGTGAAGCCGGGCGAGGTCGACCTCGTGGTGGTGCGCGAGGGCACCGAGGGTCTCTACGCCGGGGCCGGTGGCTCGCTGCACCGGGACACCCCCGCCGAGGTCGCCACCGAGGAGAGCCTGAACACCCGGCACGGCGTGGAGCGGGTCATCCGTGACGCGTTCGCCCGCGCCAATCGCCGGGAGCGGCGCAAGGTGACGCTCGTGCACAAGACCAACGTGCTGACCCACGCGGGCTCGCTGTGGTCGCGCGCTTTCGACGCGGTCGCCGCCGAACACCCGGACGTCGCCACCGAGTACCAGCACGTCGACGCGGCGGCCATGTTCCTGGTCACCCAGCCGCAGCGCTACGACGTGGTGGTCACCGACAACCTCTTCGGCGACATCCTCACCGACATCGCCGCCGCGGTGACCGGCGGGATCGGGCTGGCCGCCAGCGGGTGCATCAACCCCGAGGGGGCGTACCCCTCGATGTTCGAGCCGGTGCACGGCTCGGCGCCGGACATCGCCGGGCAGGGCGTGGCCGATCCGGTCGCCGCGGTGCTCTCCGCCGCGCTGCTGCTGGAACAGCTCGGGCACGGCGAGGCCGCCGCCCGGGTGAACGCGGCGGTCGCCGCCGAGCTGGCCGGTCGGACTCCGGGCGTGACGCTGCGTACCGAAGAGGTGGGCGACCGGCTCGCCGCCCACGCCGTAGCCTGA
- a CDS encoding branched-chain amino acid aminotransferase: MSGGDKIDFEIRPSAAPVSAADRAALLVNPGFGRVFTDHMVTVRYADGKGWYDARVEARAPIPMDPASAVLHYAQEIFEGLKAYRTSDGGVTMFRPDANAARFAASAQRMAMPVLPAEAFVDSLHRLIEIDREWIPTGEDGSLYLRPFMFASEVFLGVRPANEYLYMVIASPVGAYFTGGVKPVTVWVSPDYTRAAPGGTGAAKCGGNYAASLAAQAEAIEAGCDQVVFLDAVERRFVDELGGMNVFFVYDDGTVVTPPLTGTILPGITRDAVLTLAEAAGHPVEERPVSFADWQADAASGRLREVFACGTAAVITPIGGVRFPDGEFLIGGGEPGSVTMALRQQLVDIQRGKAADTYGWVRRVL, translated from the coding sequence ATGAGCGGTGGTGACAAGATCGATTTCGAGATCCGTCCGAGTGCCGCGCCGGTATCCGCCGCCGACCGGGCCGCACTGCTGGTAAACCCCGGTTTCGGTCGGGTCTTCACCGACCACATGGTCACCGTCCGTTACGCCGACGGCAAGGGGTGGTACGACGCCCGGGTGGAGGCGCGCGCCCCGATCCCGATGGACCCGGCCAGCGCGGTGCTGCACTACGCGCAGGAGATCTTCGAGGGGCTCAAGGCGTACCGCACCTCCGACGGTGGCGTGACGATGTTCCGGCCGGACGCCAACGCCGCCCGCTTCGCCGCGTCCGCGCAGCGGATGGCGATGCCGGTGTTGCCGGCCGAGGCGTTCGTCGACTCGTTGCACCGGCTCATCGAGATCGACAGGGAGTGGATCCCCACCGGCGAGGACGGCAGCCTCTACCTGCGGCCGTTCATGTTCGCCAGCGAGGTCTTCCTCGGCGTCCGCCCGGCCAACGAATACCTCTACATGGTGATCGCGTCGCCGGTCGGCGCGTACTTCACCGGTGGCGTCAAGCCGGTCACGGTCTGGGTCTCGCCGGACTACACCCGGGCCGCGCCCGGCGGCACCGGCGCGGCCAAGTGCGGCGGCAACTACGCCGCGTCGCTCGCGGCCCAGGCGGAGGCGATCGAGGCCGGCTGCGACCAGGTCGTCTTCCTCGACGCCGTCGAGCGCCGGTTCGTCGACGAGTTGGGCGGGATGAACGTCTTCTTCGTCTACGACGACGGCACAGTGGTCACCCCGCCGTTGACCGGCACGATCCTGCCCGGCATCACCCGCGACGCCGTCCTCACGCTGGCGGAGGCCGCCGGGCACCCGGTCGAGGAGCGGCCGGTCAGCTTCGCCGACTGGCAGGCCGACGCCGCCAGCGGCCGGCTCCGCGAGGTGTTCGCCTGCGGCACCGCCGCGGTGATCACCCCGATCGGTGGTGTGCGCTTCCCCGACGGCGAGTTCCTGATCGGTGGTGGGGAACCCGGCTCGGTCACCAT